Genomic segment of Citrus sinensis cultivar Valencia sweet orange chromosome 7, DVS_A1.0, whole genome shotgun sequence:
TCCCCACAATGCAGTCGTAACCGCTCTTTGACTACATACAGATTTGAGGAGATGATAATAGCAAGAAACAAATCAGATAagttttaaggaaaaaatggcagtaaaatataatacaGGATAGCAAAAGAGAAGCACCAGCCATCTTACGTATACAACCAGATCAGATTGATCATAACCATGTTCAATGttagtaatttatttcttcttgcAATTATTAGGGTGGTCTTTTTTCCGGTtagtttctttaaataaatatatcatttcaatCGGTCATTGTCTGGTAGAAAAACAATACCAAAGattaaattatagtttaaGTTCTCAACTAAACCTGTTTATTCTCTTGTCACATATTTCCCAGTAACATAACAAACACAGGAATACTTACAAACAACCAAATTTACTCTAATAGTATTTGAACCATGATGTTCTATGGCATAACAAGATTAAACAGTGCTGCATAAAAAAGACATGGACTAAGCATCAGCATCCATAGAAATTGACATTATCAACACTTGTTGGTTTGTAGCACAGGTTCCAATTCTTGTCAGAATGCATGCATCTAAAATCAGTTGGCTAAAGATTAATCAGAAAACTAAACAATAGGAGGATCCCAATCCCTTCTTTTCCCATGCTAGAGTTGTAAAagattcatttttcaagtcctATTCAACTATAAAAATGCCCACCAGATGCATTTTCCAAGTCTCATTCAACTATAAAAATGCCCGCCTTTTACCAAATTAGGAATGAAATCGGGCTCTATCAAATGCCTCGTTCTTCAAGATACTATTTGATTGGAAAAATTCCTCAAATACACGTTTCCTACAGTTCTACCAGCATTTTTATTGTGAAGAATACCGTCATTAACAAAGACACTTTGTACTGTTCCTATTGCAGAATGCATCCATGAAGagaactttttctttctttagacGAATACCACTTTTACAAGGTTGTTTACACAGTAATGTGCTGAATGATTCGCATCTATAATGTTAGTTGTCACAACATTCTATCTAGATGATTGCCACAAATCAATTGCCAATTGATAAAAAGGCCAAGAGAAAAGTAGTTTATCAGACtcctttttccaaattaacaAATGTGCCTATTACTCTTATCTCCctcctttttttctcttcatatTTGAACGTTAAACATTATCATGCTTCGAGAATTTCATttccaaaaggaaaaagttaaaaaaaaaaacttatcatCACTCATTTCAACTACATTACCATGATCATACTTGCTTCCCAATTATAACCAATTAGCGCACTTCATAAACTCGAGTGCTACTAATGCCACCAGAACATTGAAACACACTGGACCTTAAATATCATTCTACAACCTTCTACCTATCAACGTGGACTTTTGAAAGAGTGGGAAATCAAGTATCTCGTAACACCCAATACTATGgccaaattataaatttatgcccgtattcacaaaaatggaaaatatatgctcgaagaaaagaaacaacacATTTAGGCGACAGCTTCAAAAATTTTACCTGTGTTCATCTGTAGTCTCAATCTTCTTCACCTGCTTTGCCCTcgtaaaaaaatctataataattaaaaaaaaagcacacatacacacacacacacacacaaagttAGACCCCAATTCACATttaaatcccaaaataaaacaaacaggcaaaaacaaaatacttACTGCGATTAGAGGAGTACTTATGATGTTGATTACTACCGCTATTGTCAAAAGAAACCAAACCCAGTAACACGAAACGTTTCGAGCAATGAACCGAGCAAAAACCTCGAAACTGATTAGTATGCTCTAAAATGCTAAAGAATTTTCCATTgttatcatttataaatacattaaaGGGAGAAGAAGGGTTTAAAACGGCAGTGCGTTTAGAGGAATGGAGAAGGCGAGAGAGGAAACGCCAAGATGTTCGCATCAAATctaaatcttttctttctttttcttttttttttggcttaatTAAGAGAAATTCTGATATTGTTCTAAATTCCCCCAAAATGTTCGAGATGTTAAGTACCCACATTCATATCGAGGGTTGAAATGGAGTTGGTATAAAGAAAGCTCAAATATGAAAGGGATTCTTGACGTgatagcagcagcagcagcataTTCCGTCTtctaaagaagaaaagaaggtGACTGTCTGCGACTGATTATTGGGAATGAGAAAGTAAAGCAGGGACAGTGGCAACGGGTAGTGGAAAGCAAAAATTTAGCCCAAGTAATTTTTGTAGCCCAAATAGCCAATTCACTTTTTTGGACTACGggctaaataaaatttacccaaattatatatattttctaaatttatgtAAGATTTTAATAGAATATAAACAAGTTTTCTAATctcaatatttaattaattagggtCATTAATCCATAGATTTCTTCAACTCCAAGTAAGAAGTACTTGTGCCTTTTAGGCTTTTAGCTCAATTCTTCATAATCGCTAGTAGggactaaaatattaaattataatcctCGGAAGCTTAGGATGGATAAACCAAATAGTACTCTTCTCAACCGGTAGCAAACTAACCCTAATTAAatcacattttaatttatctgaGGTAATACAATTGTCTGGTAGGAATTTATGACGTGCGGTTTCGTTTTAAAACAACTACCTaattgtttgtcatttttaCAAACTAAATACACACATGAATGAGGTGacatataagatatccaataaaaaatttatagttcttttacaaaataataataataataataataataataataaaagtaattattaaGAGTGGTGATTTTGACCTCCTCAATTTATCTCATCAGTcctcatttttcaattaatattatttatttcataattggCCTtgctaaataaataaatattatttcttctcTCAAGTTCTCAATTGATTCACAATTTGAATCAAATGCTAACTCATAATCAAatcccaaataaaaaattaaacaaaatcttaaatttctataagaaatcaaaaccaatattagtaataataacaaaacataccacttattcataaaatttaataaaacccAATGATGAAACTCATTGTATACTAGTAAAGGTGATGTATTAATAGTGAAGAAGATAGGTGGTGATGGCAACTTCTTGTTGATCAAGTGTTGGGGGTGATGGACCGATGGTTATGCACTTATACTAGAGAAGGACGGGGTTTGGGGGGAGGTagagagagaataaaataaaataataactttgatttattaaggataattttgaaaagtaataagataaattgaaaagtgaaAGTTAATCAGATAATTTGAAACACTCAAATATATTCACTTGATATTAATAACTTTCTCAAAATAAAGGATGGTAGAAAAATTCAGTCCAAACTTTAGTGTTTCGGGCCGGATTTGGCCCCACAACTCGAGCAAGTTTTCTTAACACTAGATTCGAGCTTGAACTTTACCTAAAAAACCCAACCACGGCCCGAAGGCCgaagaaattcttaaaaaaatattttaattacaatacaccttttaaaatatatttaaccCATCCATATAGCATATATTTTAAGTACTTTAATCCCAATTTTTAAAACCTAATCTAACCGCTGCCTATATTACGAGGCAACCTGCACTAGTTGACTGATGGGTTAACCAGTTACCACATCATGTGTTCTTACAAAATTAGTCAACCAATATGGTCCTATCATTTAACCAACAGCTTGTAAACATGTGAGATTAGcgaaatatgaaataaaagctAACGCCAAAATCATCACCAATGATTATGCAATGGGGAGAGAATCCTGAATGTTTTAAAAATCAGAGCATTTCAaaggttcttttattttctattgcCTTTAAAAAGGCAACCACTTTGAGATGCGTCCATCGGTCCATGTGGCTCAGGAAGAAGGATATGTCCTGCGATATCATTTGCTAGCGCAAGTATCGAGCTTGTCCCTGCTcatttgtttcatttccaGGCGAGATTGAACCTGAAGAGCTTGATATGATAGCGATTAGCGAACAACGGGGGGACCAAAAATCTGCTTGCTATTGCTACGCCTCGCAATATCAGTAATAAGACCGATGATAAACTTTACAACACTGCATTATCAGAAAACTAGAATGGTAAACCATGTATCATTAATTCAAGCTTTAGCAGTGACTTGCAAGGAAGTGATGAAAAAGCTCAAGGCATCTCAAATATTCTTAACAAAAAGTTACAGATTGGTATCACCTCGCTGTTTAATAACAGGTTGGGTCAGAACTCAAAACCCATATTCctgtgaaataataataacagatGGCAATATCTATATACTCTATGCTACATATCAATCACCTTAAGTTCTATTCAACATTTTTATCATAGGGTACAACATTTCCTATCAGCTGAAGCAGAGAGAATCTGTTAAAGTCGCATTGTTTGCCGAAAAGGGAACAGCAGAATTCATCAGGCTCTGGATCTGATTTCGAGTACACCAACTTTCTAACTCTCTCTGGCTCTTCATCTGATTAGAGCCTGGAATTATCAAATTTGTTCAACCAAAAATAGATAACAGCTAATGAATCCTGATATCATCAATGAATCGACCTCCCTTTCTACCACGTAACCTGATATTTGGTCTATGATGGCCATCCGATCTCCCAGAGATCTCTCCATCACGTTGGGTCACAATTTTTAATGGGTGGGCTTCTGTATTGAAAACCCACTCATCTAATGAGATTACTGTTGTGGGAGAGAAAAGAAGATACAGATATTTCAGTGTCTCTGCAAGAAAGAAGCTTTGCATCATGTTGTCTTTGTCGCCAGTATTAACCTGAGAAAACACAACAATCATtcgtaaataaataagagcACATTAGCAGTATAAATAAGAGCATATTAACAAATCCACCGGAAAGGATAGACATgcagaagaaatagaaaaatatataacagaAGACCGAATAaccaaaacatttaaaaacattttcacCGTTTTTTACCAAATGTCGGCTCATAAATGACCGTATAGATTGTCCCAAGATTTAGCTAAAAATCTGCCAATGGAAATTGCTTTTGTGTATAGTTAGCAGACTATGCTCACTAATGCAAACAActatttaaaacaaaagatCAAACATTCTTTACTACGGAGGTTTAACAGTCAAAGATACTAAGAAGCGCATTTTCTAAAAAAGCATCCCCAAGTTTCGTATCACGTCAGCTTTTTGATGAAAACATACTGAAGCATACAgaatatttatagaaaaagatCTTATTTAATGTTGGAGGTTTGAGGTGTCCTTACATCTTTCAGTCCAACATATCCTGATTCTATTCGGGAGTTCTTTTCGAATGCCTGAAATATGTTCCAACCCCACTCTTTGTATGTCTTGTTGCCAGTTAGACGCCACAAGTAAAAAAGTGATTCAACAGTCTCAGGTCTCAGTATGTTCCATGATGTGCCCACAGACATGTCCTGAAAATGTAACAAATGAACACTGGTAAACAGCAGTAccttaaaaattgaaaattcattTGATAATACAAAAACTGCAAACCTGCCCATCACGAAAGAAGTAATTCTCTCCAGCCAATTTTGTCGGTGTTGACTGGTAGAAGTTATAACATGTCCAAGCAAGCTGCAAAAAAAGACAGAAACATCCAGTGAAAAACCCATCTCACATCATCCTTGGTTTTGATATGGGAAAGAAGGACCATACACTAGAAGCTAATGAATGGTTAGGTCAGCaatccaaattaaattatatttcaaattaaaaattttggttcTGGTTTATTCCTTTAAGTACTGGCCTactaggaaaagaaaagattaacCAAATATGAGATTCATACAAAACCATCTCGGTCTTATACCCCAAACAAATCAGATCATCTCCCAACTTCCATATGTATCTGGTAAATCATTCAATCAGAgatttgttaatatttttctctttcctcccCAACCCAAATTAAAAATCTCTCCTTGGAATTGAACACTTGACCTTTTGCTTCCAATGTAAGAGGCCAAACCAATCGGCAATAAGAGACATACACCAACAGACACACATATTTTATGTCcttctatcatttttttattaagaaacaGAAACTTGAATTATATTCTAAACAATGTGAGGTTTACAAAAAAGTGAACAAGCAGTCAAAAAAACCAGGATCAGCCTGGCAGAACCTCAAAATCTATTTACAAAGAACCTTTCCACTCAAGCCAAAGATAAAACACTCTTGACTGTAAAAATCAAGACGATATTCGACTTAGCCCAATACACTTCCCAATTTGAACTTATGTAAAAGAAAAACGGGTCCTAAAATTCTTGTCTCTGATGCCCAAAGAAAAAAGCACCCTAAATTCTTGCCTTATCCCATAAAACAGTTAACCATCTTCCCCAGCCAAGCTTTCAAAATCACCCTTTTTCCCCCCGTGTTTGTAGAAATTCCTTTGACTTCAATAACCTATCAGTCTTAGTAGATAATTTGGTACCCCAGATGCTTCTTCCAAACAAAATTCAGGTATATATTATCAAAACTTCATTCAATTTCGAAAATCTTTCCCAGAGCTTTCAAAAATTTGtccatttctttcttgaaATTCCTTTGAAATGTTTAACAACCTATCAGTTTCAAAGTCACGGGTAATTTGGTAATCCAGATGATTCTTGCCAAACAAAATTCACATATATGTGATCGAAActtcattcaatttcaaaaatcatGTCATTCGGTAACTTAAAACGGTACCTTAAAATTGGAGGTGAAGACATTGCATTATTCATCACAACGTATATGAGTTCACAAAACaatgttcttttttcttgttcttgcACAAAATTTGggtattaatatattttccgAAGTGAGACAGAAGGAATACCTCTTCTgcaagagagagaaatttctCAGAGTCACCGGGTCCATAACCAGAAGATCCTAAAGCAATCATTCCAGGAGCGAAGCATGCTAATTCATCCATCTGCATAGGCATGGTGTCAAAATAGCCATCAATATCTAGCAATTACTAATGCATCCCTACAGTAGTGTAACTGAGTATTACCTTGTCTATCAGCGAGTCCCCATTCTTCTCACAAATGTATGTAAAAGACGATGGTGTTGATCTCCTAACCAAGCTTAATAGACCTTTCATTGATGTCTCCCACATGTCCCTGCTTGAAAGATTCCACAACAAAACTTTGACATCAAGAAATTTATGAGCACAGACACCTGGATACTACAGAGAGAAAAAGGTTGAGTCTTGACCAGAGCACGATTGCAGAcactttaaatattaaaacatgaTATCCATCCTGCATTAGTTGtcatttgttctttttctttttttcagtCCCAGTAATTTTCCACACTGAAATGTGAATTCTACCAGACTCATTATCCTAAACATGTACCAttgtaaagattttttttttttaatatttcagaatTAGAAAGTGGGAGCTActattggaaaaataaaagtatattgtAATGCATTTGTAACTGACTCCTTAATTTGTTGGCTTTATCTGAGAAGACAGCTAAAGTGTATGGAGCTGAATATATATTCCTTTTCACCAAAATCCCAGTGAAAATAGAATCATTTAACATTTAATCACATTGACCAGTCCAGCCCCCACCACATCTAAATTTTACAGTAGCATGTTTGTCTTTGGCTTTCacataagaaaataaactgCAAACAGCAAGCAGCAGTGGTTGAGTGGTTGCAGATCCGAATGCAGATACATATGAGAACAAAATCTCCTCACCTATAAGGCTTCACTGCTGAAGTTTTATTCCCTTGAATCCAAACTTTGagtaaatattcataaaagctgcaataaaatttcattgttaACCAAAAACTCTTAACAATCTTGCAAAATTATACTCCTTTACTGACCTTAAGAAGTTAAACTAGAAAGTAAAAGAGGTTAAATCATAGATGATGAAATGTTAAACCCAAGTAAGATCACATAAGTGATAGTAAATGTTCAAGCGGTGAATACCTATCACCCATGGCACCAAAGGTTATGGTCGAGTATGATGGAGTTCCCCTGTCAGGACTAATATAGATGGGAAGCAGGCCATCAGCAGGGAATGTTTTATTAAGCTCCACTATTACTTTCTCAGCCTGAAACATCAGTTTGCAACCATCAACAGGATCCATTCACCCGAACAAATCATTCTTCAGAAAGAGAAGTGAACTATTGACTGATTACTCCCTGAACACTTTTGGTCTTCAAACTAACCTCTTAGTGCATACGAATATGAATAATTAGCACTAATTTGTAAGATGTCAAACATTAAGTGGCAAGTTCAAACACAAGAATGATGAACAACATATTTCCACATGCATAAACACAAGAAGAACATACCCTCTGCCGATACTTTGGGTCACCCGTCCTTTGTGAAAGAGCAATCAATTCTAGTTGTTCTGTACCAGAATCTGCCAGAATGCTCTCACCCTATGAAATGGGAAATGACAGGAgcaatcaaatcaaatataCATTCGTGAACAAATGTGCGGGACAAAAGACCCAGCACAGCTCAGTAAGACACACATGAGCTATcacaaaagataaaacaatCTACTAAGAGACTAGTGTAAACTATGTTATGCATGATAATGGAACAGGTTTACAACAAGAGTCTGGCATTTACTTTTAGCAGTTAACTGtcaaagaaacagaaaatgcTGAAAGAATAGATGGAAGAAACTTTTTGAAGAAAGACAGAAAGCTGTAAACTTGTGAAGaaccacatttattttaagcCAACCAAATACCTACTGATCTAACAGCAGGCCAGGAGCTTCCCAAGTGAccttaatgaaatttttgctGGGATAAAGGGAAACGTAAATAAAAAGAGCATAATCAACTTAAAGGATGCCATGAAATGTGATGAATCAAGTTTAAATAGTACAAATAAAGTGAACGCTAGAAATTAAAGCTAACAACTTACCCCTGTCCATGAAGGGTTATGTGGATTTCCATGTGCTAAGTTAATAACATTATAGGGAATTCCAGTGCGAGTATTCCATGCTGGCAACAATCTATCTGCAATATCTCTAGCTTTTTCGAGAAAAACTTTGTCTCCTGAAAGGTCATATGCACTAAGAAGTCCACCTACAACTCTGaaatatcaaaaaagaaacaagtcAGCAAAGGAACATTACTTGTCCTTTCCCCAAgcaattataaagaaaagaaaacagcGATTGCCACTGACACTtgtttcacaaaataaaatcaaccaTGAATTAAACCTGATAACGCAACCTTATGGTTGTCTCGAAAACACTAGCATCATATGACTTGTTGAAATCCAACGAGTTCGCAATCCACCTGCAAAAGAAtggcattaaaaaaattagataagtGAGACTCAAAATCTTGTGCTAAAGAGTGTGGAGGTTTTGAGTCCTCTTCAAGGCATAAATTGAGAATGCTCATTCAAATATCACCAACCATTGGTATCTGGGAGACACATTTAATACTACATAGACATTAAGAGATGATGAAAAAACAGGGAGAATTATGCATGGAGAAAGTGAGGGCAAAAAGAGAAGGAAAGAAAAGTGCCAGTAGGTCAAATGAGGTTTGGAGTCATGACACAAACTACAAAGCTAGAAATACAATATAGGAAACACATGAAGAATAATAGCTTCAAGCATTATGTACAACTTTTGAAAATCAAACGCATCCAAAAAACTTGCAAAAACAACCAGGAGTATGCAACAGCTAGGAGAACATCTCAACTGGATAACAAGAAACTACTGTCCTGTGAAAAAATCGGGACAAAGTTCGATTAATTGGCTGGATAAATCACAAACAGAGCAATGATATGTTAAATAAACCATTAACTCCTCAGAAGTGACTCATATAAGGCTGAGAGAATTGTAGAACATACCCAGGTTCAAAGGGACtctaatttcaaaattgagGCCACATAATGAAGTCAATCAACTCATTCGCACacactaattttaaaagtatgaTAGATGCTTTGCTCAAGAAACTATCTTGAATGGTCACTTAACCAGGGCAATAGTAAGAGAATAGACAGACTTTTtgcaaattaaattgcatGGAATTCAACTTTCCTAATGTATATATCCTGATCTccaatgaataaaataagttcATAAGGAAATaagcaatttcaaaattgttaGCCTATTTCCTGTTTTTAAGTTGCAATAGCTGCACTTATTTAATAAGGCAGTGTTTTTAGAGGTGAAGCAGTTACTACTTTGCTGAATAAATGGTCTATATTGTGCCAATCAGTAAATAAGTAGAATTTAAGCCTTCAATAATTTATCTGTTTTGAAAAGGAGCAGGCAAGATCCATTTTAATAAGCCATTTTagaacataactttaaaagcTTTAGACAAAACACTTTATGTCCAAGGTTTTGCAAGAATTGGAATGATGCAATAGAAACATCAAAGGGAAATAGGaacaaatcaatttaaagTGAAAGAGAGAATCAACGAAAGGAAACTCACTCTCTAGCTCTTTGAAATTGTTCATCCAGACCCATTATGTATAATGTATCGAGAGCATCAATTAGTGTTGCTCCAAGACCACCAAAGCTGTTGACCCCATTCTTAGTCTGTGGctgttaacaaaaataattggaGAAATGAAAAGGTAAAATTAGCATGTTACTTCTAAGgccatgtaaataaaattcatattgtATGTCTATGGAAactaaattcaaacttttaaacAATAAGCTAAGAGTTTGTCGACAAATGATAGCTGGCAAGTTCAGGAATTGATGCAGAACTCATCTTCACATTGGATTTCATTATAAAGGAAGCATGTACAACCAAAACTGAAAAAACCTAGTTTATAAAGCATTGGTGGTTTTCAAATTGAAACATTTTCCCTAAGCCTTTCCACGATCCAGGCAGCACAAGAAAAAGTCCAAACAATGCTTGTCAAGATTTACAGTTAACCATGTACTTAGAAGGAtccagccaaaaaaaaaaaaatcaccccCTTTTTCCAAGCAGGAGAACATAactgttattttaaaaacaaaataaaagagagagagagagtaaagaagagagagaataaaaCTAGTCCAGTAATTCAGTGACAACAATATATATGATGTatcaaaatttct
This window contains:
- the LOC102615170 gene encoding mannosyl-oligosaccharide 1,2-alpha-mannosidase MNS1 yields the protein MARNRSSSSSLSSSSGKLRYCNPAYYLKRPKRLAMLLIVFVSVTLVVWDRQTLVREHEVELSKLNEEATQLRNLLEEIKNNPANVIGKIDHIKQAKQPPGNKAFAEDPIDIQRKQKVKDAMIHAWSSYEKYAWGQDELQPQTKNGVNSFGGLGATLIDALDTLYIMGLDEQFQRAREWIANSLDFNKSYDASVFETTIRVVGGLLSAYDLSGDKVFLEKARDIADRLLPAWNTRTGIPYNVINLAHGNPHNPSWTGGESILADSGTEQLELIALSQRTGDPKYRQRAEKVIVELNKTFPADGLLPIYISPDRGTPSYSTITFGAMGDSFYEYLLKVWIQGNKTSAVKPYRDMWETSMKGLLSLVRRSTPSSFTYICEKNGDSLIDKMDELACFAPGMIALGSSGYGPGDSEKFLSLAEELAWTCYNFYQSTPTKLAGENYFFRDGQDMSVGTSWNILRPETVESLFYLWRLTGNKTYKEWGWNIFQAFEKNSRIESGYVGLKDVNTGDKDNMMQSFFLAETLKYLYLLFSPTTVISLDEWVFNTEAHPLKIVTQRDGEISGRSDGHHRPNIRLRGRKGGRFIDDIRIH